In Gigantopelta aegis isolate Gae_Host chromosome 14, Gae_host_genome, whole genome shotgun sequence, the following proteins share a genomic window:
- the LOC121389392 gene encoding plasminogen-like has translation MATRPSPASGRGWCPFGLTDSSFAQVFSLTGARLSLQPSVQVRYGSKPGVLRLTVGDYDTDNKDVYEVNADVSRIVVHRGYDPNNNDILASANNIALLKLTHDVTLQESCLQPVCLPRNGYFPNTYDRCFIAGWGETGGFRNGQLQAVSVRSVARTTCNDFIGSSSGSTISKDKLCSLPATDNADACLGDAGGMLVCPEVSKGQNRFVLMGLIDTFDTNCQGSVRNNNPTIYTNVVSHLDWILRNM, from the exons ATGGCTACACGACCCTCCCCTGCGAGTGGCCGTGGATGGTGTCCATTCGGCTTAACGGACAGTTCCTTTGCGCAGGTGTTCTCATTGACAGGAGCACGGTTGTCACTACAGCCCAGTGTGCAAGTCC GGTACGGTTCGAAACCAGGAGTGCTACGTCTGACTGTTGGCGACTACGACACGGACAACAAAGACGTCTACGAAGTGAACGCTGATGTCTCCCGCATCGTCGTGCACCGCGGCTACGACCCCAACAACAACGACATCCTGGCATCAG CCAATAACATCGCGCTACTGAAACTAACCCATGACGTCACTCTCCAGGAATCGTGCCTACAGCCCGTCTGTCTACCCAGAAATGGCTACTTCCCCAACACATACGACAGGTGTTTTATCGCAGGGTGGGGCGAAACTGGAG GGTTCAGGAACGGCCAGCTCCAGGCGGTCAGTGTGCGGTCCGTGGCCAGGACGACGTGCAATGATTTCATAGGGAGCAGCTCGGGCTCCACCATCAGCAAAGACAAGCTGTGTTCACTGCCAGCCACTGACAACGCAGACGCCTGTCTG GGAGATGCTGGTGGCATGCTGGTCTGCCCGGAAGTTTCTAAAGGTCAAAATCGGTTTGTCCTCATGGGTCTTATAGACACGTTCGACACAAACTGCCAGGGATCCGTTCGAAATAACAACCCGACTATCTACACCAACGTAGTCTCTCACCTGGACTGGATTTTGAGAAACATGTAG